Proteins from a single region of Kogia breviceps isolate mKogBre1 chromosome 5, mKogBre1 haplotype 1, whole genome shotgun sequence:
- the LRRC58 gene encoding leucine-rich repeat-containing protein 58, with translation MEEAGAVVATAGEAELNLSRLSVSLETLESELEARGEERRGPREALLRLLLPHNRLVSLPRALGSGFPHLQLLDVSGNALTALGPELLALRGLRTLLAKNNRLGGPGALPKGLAQSPLCRSLQVLNLSGNCFQEVPASLLDLRALQTLSLGGNQLQNIPAEIENLRSLECLYLGGNFIKEIPPELGNLPSLNYLVLCDNKIQSVPPQLSQLHSLRSLSLHNNLLTYLPREILNLIHLEELSLRGNPLVVRFVRDLTYDPPTLLELAARTIKIRNISYTPYDLPGNLLRYLSLASNCPNPKCGGVYFDCCVRQIKFVDFCGKYRLPLMHYLCSPECSSPCSSASHSSTSQSESDSEDEASVAAHRMQKVLLG, from the exons ATGGAGGAGGCCGGAGCGGTGGTGGCCACGGCCGGGGAGGCCGAACTGAACTTGTCCCGCCTCAGCGTGTCCCTCGAGACCCTGGAGTCGGAGCTGGAGGCGCGGGGCGAGGAGCGTCGCGGCCCGCGGGAGGCGCTGCTACGGCTGCTGCTGCCGCACAACCGTCTGGTGTCGCTGCCGCGGGCGCTGGGCAGCGGCTTTCCGCACCTCCAACTGTTGGACGTGAGCGGCAACGCGTTGACCGCGTTGGGGCCGGAGCTGCTGGCGCTGCGCGGCCTGCGCACGCTGCTGGCCAAGAACAACCGGCTCGGCGGGCCCGGAGCGCTGCCCAAGGGCCTGGCCCAGTCGCCGCTCTGCCGCAGCCTCCAGGTGCTCAACCTTAGCGGGAACTGCTTTCAAGAGGTTCCAGCCTCGCTGCTGGACCTGCGCGCGCTGCAGACCCTCAGCCTCGGCGGCAACCAGCTTCAGAACATCCCTGCCGAGATTGAGAACTTGAGGAG tttAGAGTGTTTATATCTTGGAGGAAACTTCATCAAAGAAATCCCGCCAGAATTAGGAAATTTGCCTTCTCTAAATTACTTGGTATTATGTGACAACAAAATCCAAAGTGTGCCTCCTCAGCTTTCACA GTTGCATTCACTTCGTTCCCTCAGTCTTCACAATAACTTGCTGACATACCTGCCTCGAGAGATCCTCAACCTTATTCATTTGGAAGAATTGAGTTTGCGAGGAAATCCATTGGTTGTTCGTTTTGTTAGAGATTTAACCTATGATCCTCCAACTCTCCTGGAGTTAGCTGCACGGACCATTAAAATTCGAAATATTTCCTATACTCCCTATGATCTTCCTGGGAATCTTCTTAGATACTTGAGTTTAGCCAGCAATTGCCCAAACCCAAAGTGTGGAG GAGTCTACTTTGATTGCTGTGTCAGACAAATTAAATTTGTGGACTTCTGTGGGAAATACCGTCTCCCCCTGATGCACTACCTGTGTTCACCAGAATGCTCTTCCCCTTGCAGCTCTGCCTCTCACAGTTCCACATCCCAGAGTGAATCTGACTCAGAAGATGAAGCCAGTGTGGCTGCACACAGAATGCAGAAAGTTCTTCTTGGTTGA